The DNA region CGAGTGAGCCGCCGGGCCGGGCGGAGCCTGCCGCCCGCCCCGCCCGGCCCGCCCGGCCCGCTACATCGGCAGCGAGCGCAGCCGGACCGGCCCCTCCGGCCACTGCGCGCCCGCGCCCAGCGGCGTCCACATGGTGCGCAGCGGCATGAGGACGACCCGCCCCTCCGGCTGCTCCACGTGGACGTCCTCCAGCAGTTCCCGCCAGCCGAGCCGCCGGTAGAGCGGGGCCAGCGGCGGCCGGCAGAACAGCAGCGCGTGGCGGAGCCCCAGCGTCCGGGCGTGGTCCAGGGCCGCCCCGAGCACCGCGCGCGCCAGGCCCCGCCCGCGCTGCTCGGCGGCGACGGCGACGCCGCCGACGCCCATCACGTCCAGATCGACGCCGCCCACCGTGAGCGGCAGCCGCAGGAGTCCGGTGTGGGCGACCAGGCGGCCGTCCTCCGCCGCCCGGGCGCCGAAGTGGATCTCCTTGGAGAGCCAGGTCAGCCCGACGTCCGCGACCCCGTACGGGTCGGGGCCGTCACCGAGGATCTCGGCCTGCTCGGCCGGGCCGTACTGGTCGAGGGGGACGATCGCCGGAGCTATGTGATCAGCCATTACTCCATGATCTCCGCCGCATCGACGGTCTGAACAGATCGAATTCGATCAGATTCGGTCAGATCTGGCCCGAAGTCAGACTTGACGTGCCTTCAGTTCCGACCAGACCTCAGCGACCCGGGGAGCCAGCGCCTCCAGCGGGCCGCCGTTGTCGATCACGACGTCGGCGATCGCCAGCCGGTCGGCCCTGCTCGCCTGGGCCGCCATCCGGGCCCGCGCCTCCGCCTCCGCCATCCCGCGCACCCGCACCAGCCGGTCGATCCGGACCTCGTCCGCCGCGTCCACCACGATCACCAGGTCGTAGAGCGGCGCGAGGCCGTTCTCCGCGAGCAGCGGGACGTCGTGCACCACCACCGCGTCCGGGGCGGCCGCCGCCTCCAGCTCCGCGGAGCGGGCCCGCACCAGCGGATGGACGATCGCGTTCAGCGCCTGCAGCCGCGCCGGGTCGGCGAAGACGACCGCACCGAGCGCCGGCCGGTCCAGCGCACCGTCCGCCGTCAGCACGCCCTCCCCGAACTCGGCCACCACGGCCTTCAGCCCGTCCGTCCCGGGCGCGACCACCTCACGGGCGATCACGTCGGAGTCCACGATCACCGCGCCGTGGGCGGCGAGCAGCCGCGAGACCTCGCTCTTGCCGGCGCCGATGCCACCCGTCAGTCCGATCTTCAGCATGGCGCCAGGCTACCGGCGCGTACGTGCCACCTGACAAGTGCGGGCCGGGGGTGCGTGTCAGCCGACACGCACCCCCGGCCCCGCCCCGCGGCTCAGCCCTCAGTCCAGGTCCAGGCTCTCGCCGTCGCCCAGCGTCCGCAGCTCCGCGCCCGTCCCCGGGCCGCCCGACCCCAGCAGCCGGGTGTGCACCGCCAGCCCCACCGGGCTGAGCAGCGCGTCGTGCACCGGCACCGCCCGCGGCGCCCCCGTCTCCCGGACGTAGTCGACCAGCTCGCCGACCTTGGTCCACGGCGCGGCGAACGGCAGCAGCAGCGTCTCCACCGGGTGCGGCGGCACGGTCAGCGCGTCCCCCGGGTGGAACAGCCGGCCGTCGAACAGGAACCCGATGTTCCCGATCCGGGGGATCTCCGGGTGGATCACCGCGTGCCACTCCCCGTGCACGCTCACCCCGATCCCGCCGACCTCGAAGGCGTCCCCCTCCCCCACCACGGAGACCCTGGACGCCACCCCGTCCAGCTGCGCGGCCACCGCGGCGTTGGTCCAGACCCGCAGCCCCGGATCCGCCTCCAGCGCCGCACGCAGCCGGGCCTCCTCGAAGTGGTCCACGTGCTCGTGGGTGATCAGCACCGCGTCCGCCCCGGCCAGCGCGGCCGGATCGCTGAACGACCCCGGGTCGACGACGACGGTCGCCCCCTCGTGCTCCAGACGTACACAGGCATGCCCGAACTTGGTCAGTCGCATGGGCAGAACAGTACGACCTGCGCGGCCTGGTCGCCGAGGGCGTCACCGCGCTGCTCACCGCCCGCCCCCCCCCCGACGAGGCGGACCGGCTCGCCGACGAGATCGCCGTCATCGGCGGGACCCCTCCCGACCACCGCCGGGGCCGGCCGTACGGGCCAGGGCCCCGGGCGACCGCCGCGACGACGACGGATCCGGTCATTCGGGCCGGGAGCCCCCGGGGGCGACGCCCGCCAGGTCGGCCCCGGTCCTGCCGCGCGGCGCCGGGAGGACGGCCGGCTCGATGGTCGGCAGGTCGACGTGCTCGCTCAGCCCGAACCGGTCGTGCAGGCGGCGCAGCGGGGCCGGCGCCCACCAGTTGAACTCGCCGAAGAAGCTCATCGTGGCGGGGACGAGCAGGCAGCGGACCAGGGTGGCGTCCACCGCCACGGCGACGGCCAGCGCGATGCCCATCTGCTTGACCATCAGCATGTCGCCGAGGGCGAACCCGGCGAAGACGATCACCATCAGCAGGGCCGCCGAGGTGATGATCCGACCGCTGCGCTGGACGCCGAGCTCCACCGCCCGGGTGCAGCTGTGGCCCTTGTCACGCAGTTCCTTGATCCGGGCCAGCAGGAAGACCTCGTAGTCCATCGAGAGTCCGAAGGCGAACGCGAAGACCAGCACCGGGATGAAGGTCTCCAGGCCCCCGGTGGGGCTGAAGCCGAGCAGTCCGCTGAACCAGCCGTCCTGGAAGACCAGGGTGAGCGCGCCGAGCGAGGCGCCCAGCGAGAGCAGGTTCATCAGCAGGGCCTTGACCGGCATCACCACCGAGCCGGTCATCAGGAAGAGCAGGATCAGCGTGCCCAGCGCGACCAGGCCGAGGGCGATCGGGCCCCGGGTGAGCAGTTCGTGCTGGAAGTCGACCACCGAGGCCGCGCCGCCGGTGACGTGGGTGGTGAGCCCGCCGCGGTCGGCGCGCAGCTCCTCGACCACGTGTCTGGCCTGGTCGCCCTGGGGGTCGCCGTGCACCAGCACGTCGATGGTGGAGACCTCGTCGCTCACCGGGTTCACCGCCCGGACGCCGCTGACGCCGGGGACCTTGGCCACCACGTCGTCCGCGTAGGCCTGGGCGACCGGTGCGCCGCCCTCGACGACGACGGTGACCGGGGCGGCCGAGGCCTGCGGGAAGCGCTGGTCGACGGTCTCGGCGACCTGGCGGCCGGCGGAGGAGGCCGGCAGCACGGCGGCGCCGGAGTTGCGCATCTCGGCGTGCAGGAAGGGGGCTCCGGCGGCCATCAGCAGGGCGGTGCAGGCGAGGGCGACGGGCACCGCCCGCTTGCGGACCCGGCGGACGGTGCGGCTGAAGAAGCCCTCGTCGGGGACGGGCGCGGTGGGTGTCCTGATCCGGCCGCCGGCGAAGCCGAGCAGGGCGGGGATCAGGGTGAGGGCGGCGGCGACGGCGATCACCACCACGCTCACCCCGGCGGCGGCGACGGCGCCGAGCACCGGGCTGGTGAAGACGAAGAGGCCGGCGAGGGCGACGGCGACGGTGAGGCCGGAGAAGGCGACGGTCCGGCCGGCGGTGGCGGCGGTCCGTTCGACGGCCGCGGCGATCGACGCTCCGTGGCCGCGTTCCTCGCGGAAACGATTCACCATGAGCAGCGCGTAGTCGATGGAGAGGCCGAGGCCCAGCACGGTGGCGATCGGCAGCACGCTGGTGTCGATGTCCATGATCTTGCTGAAGCCGAACATGGCCAGCAGGGCGCCGCCCACCGAGGCGACCGCGCCGATCACCGGGAGGCTGGCGGCCGCCAGCCCGCCGAAGACCAGCACCATCACGACCAGGGTGACGGGCAGGGTGACGATCTCGCCGAAGCGGGTGTCCTTCTCGGTCTGCTTCTTGACCTCGTCCTGGAGCACGAGGTCCCCGCCGACGGTCACCGCGGCGCCGTCGGCCCGGATGTCCGCGAGGCGCTGGGTGACGGCGGTGGTCTGCGCGGCGGTGCTGGAGTCGGCCATCCGCACCGAGACCAGGCTCGCCGTGCCGTCGGCCGAGCGCAGGGCGGCGGCGCCCGGGCCGGAGCCGTAGGCGTCGACGGCCGAGGAGACGCCGGGGAGGGCCGCGATCTCGGCGGTGGCACGGGTGACGGCGTCCCGGACGGCCGGGTCGTCCACGGGTTTCCCGTCCACCACGGCGGTGACGGTGCCCCTGGCCGGGTCGGCGGCGGTGACCACCGCACCGCCCCGGTCGGCCTCCGAGGCGGCCGAGGAGGCGCCGGCCACCGAGCCCTCGAAGACCCGCCCGCCGATCAGCACGCCTATGACCAGGACCACCGCCCAGAAACCGAGCACCCAGCGCCGCTGCCGGTAGCAGAACCGGCCGAGGGCGGCGAGGCGTCCTTCGACCTTGCGGTCGGCCGACGGCCGGGGGGCGGGGAAGGCGGGTGTCACTGCGGTGCTTCGGCGCATGTGCAGGGGTGCCTAGCGTGCGGGGCCGGGTGAGCGGCCCATCGGGCAACTCACCCCAAGGTAGGCCCTTGGTCCCGAATCACCCATAGCGTTCCGATGAGCCCCTAATCACAAAATTCCTTCACATAAGGAACAAATAAACCCAGGGGAAGAACGATGGACCCCACCCGGAAACCGGGTGGGGTCCATCGGTGACGCTATGCGCTAACGAGCACCAGCGGCAGGGTCAGAGCTTCAGCTCTGGCCGCCCGCCAGCTTCTCGCGCAGGGCGGCCAGGGCCTCGTCCGAGGCCAGGGCGCCGGAGCCCTCGTCGCTGCTGGACGAGTAGGAGCCACCGGCCGCGGCGGCGACGGCGTCGCCACCCTCGGCAGCGGCCTCCGCGTCGGCCTCGCGGCTCTTGATGACCTGGGCCTGGTGCTGCTCGAAGCGGGTCTGGGCCTCGGCGTACTGCCGCTCCCACTCCTCGCGCTGCTTCTCGAAGCCGGGCAGCCAGTCGTTCGCCTCGGGGTCGAAGCCCTCCGGGTAGATGTAGTTGCCCTGGTCGTCGTACGAGGCGGCCATGCCGTACAGGGTCGGGTCGAACTCGACCTCGGCCGGGTTGGCACCCAGCGCCTCGTTGGCCTGCTTCAGCGACAGGCTGATGCGGCGACGCTCAAGGTCGATGTCGATGACCTTGACGAAGATCTCGTCGCCGACCTGGACGACCTGCTCCGGGATCTCGACGTGGCGCTCGGCCAGCTCGGAGATGTGGACCAGACCCTCGATGCCCTCGTCCACGCGGACGAACGCGCCGAACGGAACCAGCTTGGTGACCTTACCCGGAACGACCTGGCCGATCTGGTGGGTACGGGCGAACTGCTGCCACGGGTCCTCCTGGGTCGCCTTCAGCGACAGGGAGACGCGCTCGCGGTCCATGTCGACGTCGAGGACCTCGACGGTGACCTCCTGGCCGACCTCGACGACCTCGGAGGGGTGGTCGATGTGCTTCCAGGACAGCTCGGACACGTGGACCAGGCCGTCGACGCCACCCAGGTCCACGAAGGCACCGAAGTTGACGATCGAGGAGACGACGCCGGAGCGCACCTGACCCTTCTGCAGGGTGGTGAGGAAGGTCTGGCGGACCTCGCTCTGGGTCTGCTCCAGCCAGGCACGGCGGGACAGGACCACGTTGTTGCGGTTCTTGTCCAGCTCGATGATCTTGGCCTCGAGCTCCTTGCCCACGTAGGGCTGGAGGTCGCGGACGCGGCGCATCTCGACGAGCGAGGCGGGGAGGAAGCCGCGGAGGCCGATGTCGAGGATGAGACCACCCTTGACGACCTCGATGACGGTACCGGTGACGATGCCGTCCTCTTCCTTGATCTTCTCGATCGTGCCCCAGGCACGCTCGTACTGAGCGCGCTTCTTGGACAGGATGAGACGACCCTCCTTGTCCTCCTTCTGGAGAACCAGGGCCTCGATGTTGTCGCCGACGGCGACGACCTCGTGCGGGTCGACGTCGTGCTTGATCGACAGCTCGCGGGACGGGATGACGCCCTCGGTCTTGTAACCGATGTCGAGGAGGACCTCGTCACGGTCGACCTTCACGATGACGCCCTCGACGATGTCGCCATCGTTGAAGTACTTGATGGTCTCGTCGATCGCGGCCAGGAACGCCTCGGCGTCGCCGATGTCGTTGAGCGCGACCTGCGGGGTGGTGCTGAGGGAGGAGTCGGTGGGGCTCGTCATTAGGAAAAGGGCTCCGGTGCGGACATGAAAGTCGTAGGTAATGCCACGCGGAGGGCCCGTATCGCTCCCACCGAAAGCCGGACAGCCAAGAACACGGCGCACCGGAAAACCCGAGAACGGGAGATCGGCGTCCGTCTTGCGACCGTGGGGTCTTCGACAGATGCGAGCGCGACCTGCTCCGTCTGAGGCGCGCAGGCCCGCAGCGCAACTTGTAGCATACGGGGACGGCCGGGCACGGTCAACGCCAAGGGCGGCAAGACGGTGGAGCCCGGCATGGAACAGGCCATATCCTCCGATTGCGCACCTCATGGGTGGCGGCCGCAGGGAGTCCTTCCCCGGATGCCACCGCCGGGACCCGGGCCCTTTCGGGCCGACTCGCGGCAGCGGCGCTTCCGCAGAACCACACCCTACGCGATGGGCCTTGTCACCGTGACCGCCACCCCCCGCCACTCCGGCCCCGACCAGCCCGGCGACGCCGACGGCCCCGAGGACGACCTCGGCACCGCCCCCGGGAACGATCTTGCCGACGGTTCCGCCGGGCCCGACGGTCCCGACGACGACGATGGCGACGGCGACGACGCGGTGCGCCGCTCCGCCGGCACCGGCGAGAGCAGCCGGGCCAGCCGGCACTGGTGGGACCGCAACGCCGACGAGTACCAGGACGAGCACGGCGAGTTCCTCGGCGACGACCGCTTCACCTGGTGCCCCGAGGGCCTGGACGAGGCGGACGCCCGCCTGCTCGGCGACGTCGCCGGCCGCACCGTCCTGGAGCTCGGCGCGGGCGCCGCCCAGTGCTCGCGCTGGCTGGCCGGCCGCGGCGCCCGCCCCGTCGCCCTCGACATCTCGTACCGCCAGCTCCAGCACTCGCTGCGGATCGACCTCTCCCGCGGCGCCGCGCCCGTCCCCGTCGTCCAGGCCGACGCCGCCGTGCTGCCGTTCGCCGACGGCTCCTTCGACCTCGCCTGCTCCGCCTACGGCGCCGTCCCGTTCAGCGCCGACACCGCCGCACTGATGCGCGAGGTCCACCGGGTGCTCCGGCCCGGCGGCCGCTGGGTGTTCTCGGTGACCCACCCCATCCGCTGGGCCTTCCCCGACGAGCCCGGCGTCGAGGGCCTCACCGCCGTCTCCCCGTACTTCGACCGCACGCCGTACGTCGAGGAGGACGAGCAGGGCCGCGCCACCTACGTCGAACACCACCGCACGATCGGCGACCGGGTCCGCGAACTGGTCGCCGCCGGCTTCCGGCTCGTCGACCTGGTCGAGCCGGAGTGGCCGGACGGGCACGAGCAGGAGTGGGGCGGCTGGTCCCCGCTGCGCGGGCGGCTCATCCCCGGGACCGCGATCTTCGTCGCCGAGCGGGGCTGACGCCTTGACCCCGCCGAACCCGGCCTGGCGCGACCTGCCCGTCCGCACCGCGCTGCCCGCGCTGCACGAGGCGCTGGACGGGCCCGGCACCGCCGTCCTCGCCGCGCCGCCCGGCACCGGCAAGACCACCCTGGTGCCGCTCGCCCTGGCCGGGCTGCTCGCCGACGGCCGGCCCGTCCGGCGGGTCCTGGTCGCCGAACCGCGCCGGCTGGCCGTCCGCGCCGCCGCCCGCCGGATGGCCTGGCTGCTCGACTCCCCCGTCGGCGAGCAGGTCGGCTACACCGTGCGCGGCGACCGCCGGGTCGGCCCCCGGACGGTGGTCGAGGTGGTCACCACCGGCGTCCTGCTCCAGCGGCTCCAGCGCGACCAGGAACTGCCCGGCGTCGACGTCGTCGTCCTCGACGAGTGCCACGAGCGCCACCTCGACGCCGACACCGCGCTCGCCTTCCTGCTCGACGTCCGCGCCGCCCTCCGCCCCGACCTGCGGATCGTCTGCGCCTCCGCGACCTCCGACACCGAGGCCTGGGCCCGCCTCCTCGACGACGCGCCCGTCGTCGAGGCGCACGGCGTCTCGCACCCGGTCGAGGTGGTGTGGGCGCCACCGCCGCGCGCCGTCCGCCCCGCCCACGGCACCCGGGTCGACTTCGCCCTGCTCGACCACGTCGCCGCCACCGTCCGCCGGGCGCTCGCCGAACGGGACGGCGACGTGCTCTGCTTCCTGCCCGGCACCGGCGAGATCGCCCGGGTCGCCGGGCAGTTGGGCGGGGTCCCGGCCGAGGTGCTGCAGTTGCACGGGCGCGCGCCGCAGGCCGTCCAGGACGCGGCGCTCACCCCGTCCTCCTCGCGGCGGGTGGTCCTCGCCACCGCCGTCGCCGA from Kitasatospora sp. NBC_00458 includes:
- a CDS encoding MBL fold metallo-hydrolase — translated: MRLTKFGHACVRLEHEGATVVVDPGSFSDPAALAGADAVLITHEHVDHFEEARLRAALEADPGLRVWTNAAVAAQLDGVASRVSVVGEGDAFEVGGIGVSVHGEWHAVIHPEIPRIGNIGFLFDGRLFHPGDALTVPPHPVETLLLPFAAPWTKVGELVDYVRETGAPRAVPVHDALLSPVGLAVHTRLLGSGGPGTGAELRTLGDGESLDLD
- the rpsA gene encoding 30S ribosomal protein S1, whose amino-acid sequence is MTSPTDSSLSTTPQVALNDIGDAEAFLAAIDETIKYFNDGDIVEGVIVKVDRDEVLLDIGYKTEGVIPSRELSIKHDVDPHEVVAVGDNIEALVLQKEDKEGRLILSKKRAQYERAWGTIEKIKEEDGIVTGTVIEVVKGGLILDIGLRGFLPASLVEMRRVRDLQPYVGKELEAKIIELDKNRNNVVLSRRAWLEQTQSEVRQTFLTTLQKGQVRSGVVSSIVNFGAFVDLGGVDGLVHVSELSWKHIDHPSEVVEVGQEVTVEVLDVDMDRERVSLSLKATQEDPWQQFARTHQIGQVVPGKVTKLVPFGAFVRVDEGIEGLVHISELAERHVEIPEQVVQVGDEIFVKVIDIDLERRRISLSLKQANEALGANPAEVEFDPTLYGMAASYDDQGNYIYPEGFDPEANDWLPGFEKQREEWERQYAEAQTRFEQHQAQVIKSREADAEAAAEGGDAVAAAAGGSYSSSSDEGSGALASDEALAALREKLAGGQS
- the coaE gene encoding dephospho-CoA kinase, with product MLKIGLTGGIGAGKSEVSRLLAAHGAVIVDSDVIAREVVAPGTDGLKAVVAEFGEGVLTADGALDRPALGAVVFADPARLQALNAIVHPLVRARSAELEAAAAPDAVVVHDVPLLAENGLAPLYDLVIVVDAADEVRIDRLVRVRGMAEAEARARMAAQASRADRLAIADVVIDNGGPLEALAPRVAEVWSELKARQV
- a CDS encoding class I SAM-dependent methyltransferase, with translation MGLVTVTATPRHSGPDQPGDADGPEDDLGTAPGNDLADGSAGPDGPDDDDGDGDDAVRRSAGTGESSRASRHWWDRNADEYQDEHGEFLGDDRFTWCPEGLDEADARLLGDVAGRTVLELGAGAAQCSRWLAGRGARPVALDISYRQLQHSLRIDLSRGAAPVPVVQADAAVLPFADGSFDLACSAYGAVPFSADTAALMREVHRVLRPGGRWVFSVTHPIRWAFPDEPGVEGLTAVSPYFDRTPYVEEDEQGRATYVEHHRTIGDRVRELVAAGFRLVDLVEPEWPDGHEQEWGGWSPLRGRLIPGTAIFVAERG
- a CDS encoding GNAT family N-acetyltransferase encodes the protein MADHIAPAIVPLDQYGPAEQAEILGDGPDPYGVADVGLTWLSKEIHFGARAAEDGRLVAHTGLLRLPLTVGGVDLDVMGVGGVAVAAEQRGRGLARAVLGAALDHARTLGLRHALLFCRPPLAPLYRRLGWRELLEDVHVEQPEGRVVLMPLRTMWTPLGAGAQWPEGPVRLRSLPM
- a CDS encoding MMPL family transporter; the encoded protein is MRRSTAVTPAFPAPRPSADRKVEGRLAALGRFCYRQRRWVLGFWAVVLVIGVLIGGRVFEGSVAGASSAASEADRGGAVVTAADPARGTVTAVVDGKPVDDPAVRDAVTRATAEIAALPGVSSAVDAYGSGPGAAALRSADGTASLVSVRMADSSTAAQTTAVTQRLADIRADGAAVTVGGDLVLQDEVKKQTEKDTRFGEIVTLPVTLVVMVLVFGGLAAASLPVIGAVASVGGALLAMFGFSKIMDIDTSVLPIATVLGLGLSIDYALLMVNRFREERGHGASIAAAVERTAATAGRTVAFSGLTVAVALAGLFVFTSPVLGAVAAAGVSVVVIAVAAALTLIPALLGFAGGRIRTPTAPVPDEGFFSRTVRRVRKRAVPVALACTALLMAAGAPFLHAEMRNSGAAVLPASSAGRQVAETVDQRFPQASAAPVTVVVEGGAPVAQAYADDVVAKVPGVSGVRAVNPVSDEVSTIDVLVHGDPQGDQARHVVEELRADRGGLTTHVTGGAASVVDFQHELLTRGPIALGLVALGTLILLFLMTGSVVMPVKALLMNLLSLGASLGALTLVFQDGWFSGLLGFSPTGGLETFIPVLVFAFAFGLSMDYEVFLLARIKELRDKGHSCTRAVELGVQRSGRIITSAALLMVIVFAGFALGDMLMVKQMGIALAVAVAVDATLVRCLLVPATMSFFGEFNWWAPAPLRRLHDRFGLSEHVDLPTIEPAVLPAPRGRTGADLAGVAPGGSRPE